A stretch of Cytophagales bacterium DNA encodes these proteins:
- a CDS encoding Ig-like domain-containing protein, whose amino-acid sequence MKRILLLVVLSGQLFLGMAQKIEVRPNVEEINMKVEGTTQLEVAAFDESGKKLKANFYYYSSKGKIADVDEKGVVTGYEPGNGRIIVIARSSGIEGYGRADIPVFVDYSEPATLEINELPSELYTGVNLPIQFSAIDEKGFSMVNAKPVYESSNPEVATIDAFGNLQALTPGKTSISLRISNLTTTTDLTVKENPVSRLELMSDVVEVRTGDVIPFKFKAYGQSGEELSGIQPKFAFQGQSEDVSSYASGMIQNDGRFVADVAGTYTITAAFGNITTQKTIKAIPRNVTEKVQLIGKGAVSDVHTSDLWVWEGVDGRDYCVTGTWGGNGEAFFWDVTDPANMVLIDTITVDARTVNDVKVSEDGKICILSREGASNRKNGIVILDVTNPRDVKQISTYTDGLTGGVHNLFIYQNHVYALSNGERYDIINIEDPANPKKVGEFELETRGHSIHDVWVMDGIAYSSNWDDGVFMVDVGNGMAGGSPANPKIISSYAYPSGWNHAAFPYKDEQTGKFYVIGGDEAFPNGLHVDDSPTIPAGYLHFIDFTDMDNPKEVAKYEVPGAGSHNYWVDGDLLYVANYNAGLRVVDISGDLMGDLYRQGREVAWFLGTDPEGRIANAPMAWGPQPHKGHIFFSDWNSGLWAVKVETKKPKNTKIETR is encoded by the coding sequence ATGAAACGAATTTTACTACTCGTTGTACTTTCTGGTCAACTTTTCCTGGGCATGGCTCAGAAGATAGAAGTACGTCCAAATGTTGAAGAAATAAATATGAAAGTAGAAGGGACTACCCAATTGGAAGTAGCTGCCTTCGACGAATCTGGAAAAAAGCTGAAAGCGAATTTCTATTATTACAGCTCCAAAGGAAAAATAGCTGACGTAGATGAAAAAGGAGTAGTCACCGGATATGAACCAGGAAATGGTCGGATCATCGTGATCGCCCGATCATCCGGAATTGAAGGCTATGGCCGGGCTGATATTCCTGTTTTTGTGGATTACAGTGAGCCCGCTACCCTGGAGATCAATGAATTGCCTTCAGAATTGTATACCGGAGTAAATCTGCCTATACAATTCTCTGCGATTGATGAGAAGGGCTTTAGCATGGTCAATGCCAAACCAGTCTATGAATCCTCAAATCCCGAAGTGGCCACCATTGATGCTTTTGGAAACCTGCAGGCCCTCACTCCTGGAAAAACAAGCATTTCGCTACGCATCAGCAACCTGACTACCACCACAGACCTGACCGTCAAAGAGAATCCAGTGAGTAGACTGGAACTCATGAGCGATGTAGTGGAAGTAAGAACCGGTGATGTGATTCCGTTTAAATTCAAAGCGTATGGCCAATCCGGAGAAGAACTCAGCGGTATTCAACCAAAATTTGCATTCCAGGGACAATCAGAAGATGTCTCTTCCTATGCCAGTGGCATGATCCAGAACGATGGACGATTCGTAGCAGACGTAGCCGGAACATACACCATCACTGCTGCATTTGGGAACATCACTACCCAAAAAACCATCAAGGCGATCCCAAGAAATGTCACAGAGAAAGTCCAGTTGATCGGAAAAGGCGCCGTTTCGGATGTACACACTTCAGACCTATGGGTATGGGAAGGTGTAGACGGAAGAGATTATTGTGTTACCGGAACCTGGGGTGGCAATGGTGAAGCGTTTTTCTGGGATGTGACGGATCCTGCAAACATGGTTCTCATCGACACGATCACCGTGGACGCGCGAACAGTGAACGATGTGAAAGTCTCCGAAGATGGCAAGATCTGCATCCTTTCACGTGAAGGGGCTTCCAATCGAAAAAATGGTATCGTCATACTGGATGTTACTAATCCGAGAGATGTAAAACAAATTTCGACCTATACTGATGGGTTGACCGGTGGTGTGCACAACCTGTTCATCTACCAAAATCACGTTTATGCGTTGAGCAATGGTGAACGCTATGACATCATCAATATTGAAGATCCTGCCAATCCTAAGAAGGTTGGGGAATTTGAATTAGAGACCAGAGGCCACTCCATCCACGATGTATGGGTCATGGATGGCATCGCGTATTCTTCCAACTGGGATGATGGCGTCTTCATGGTTGACGTTGGAAACGGCATGGCTGGTGGAAGCCCGGCAAACCCAAAGATCATTTCTTCTTACGCCTATCCTAGCGGATGGAACCACGCTGCCTTCCCGTATAAGGATGAGCAAACAGGTAAATTCTACGTGATCGGTGGTGACGAAGCTTTCCCGAACGGACTTCATGTGGACGACAGCCCAACCATTCCTGCAGGATACCTCCACTTCATCGATTTTACGGACATGGATAATCCCAAGGAAGTCGCAAAATATGAAGTACCTGGAGCTGGATCACACAACTACTGGGTAGATGGCGACTTGCTGTATGTGGCTAATTACAATGCAGGTTTGCGAGTTGTGGACATCTCTGGTGATCTGATGGGAGACCTGTATCGACAAGGCCGTGAAGTTGCCTGGTTCCTCGGAACAGATCCTGAAGGGCGTATCGCGAATGCACCGATGGCCTGGGGACCTCAGCCACACAAAGGACACATTTTCTTCTCTGATTGGAACAGTGGCCTTTGGGCAGTGAAAGTAGAGACGAAAAAGCCCAAGAATACGAAAATCGAAACGAGATAA
- a CDS encoding YncE family protein, whose translation MRSFSNVRQMLLTVGFVLLAWGTQAQNYYVYVAAESEDEVAVVHFDGKTARVAETIAVGYQPTEIEGPHGITVDPSGEFWYLSMAHGNPYGRLYKYRTDNNKLVDYVELGIFPATMQISEASGLLFCVNFNLHGRMVPSTVSVVDPVSMSEITKITTGSMPHGSRISPDGLKHYSVAMMSGELFEIDALSLQVSKVLKLDKEEAGMDHSMHAGMDHSQHMNMDKGMSHSKVKPTWVIPHPTNGRVYVAGNGSDEILEIDTKTWETTRTFTTGKGPYNVEISPDGKTLVATYKSEGTTAVWNLKKGKEATKITNSRKVSHGIAISSDSKYAFISVEGKGGQPGSVDVIDLKKMELVAYAEVGKQAGGIAFWKMED comes from the coding sequence ATGAGATCCTTTTCAAACGTGAGACAAATGTTACTTACCGTAGGGTTTGTGTTGCTTGCTTGGGGAACACAGGCGCAGAACTACTACGTCTATGTGGCAGCGGAATCTGAAGATGAAGTGGCCGTCGTTCACTTCGATGGCAAAACGGCACGAGTTGCTGAAACCATCGCTGTAGGATACCAGCCTACTGAAATCGAAGGGCCGCACGGAATCACTGTAGACCCTTCAGGAGAATTCTGGTACCTCTCCATGGCACATGGCAATCCTTATGGAAGGCTCTATAAATACCGAACGGACAATAACAAACTCGTGGATTATGTGGAGTTGGGCATTTTCCCGGCAACCATGCAAATTTCCGAAGCCAGTGGTTTGCTATTTTGTGTGAACTTCAATTTGCATGGAAGAATGGTACCAAGTACAGTTTCTGTCGTGGATCCGGTCAGCATGAGTGAGATTACAAAGATCACCACAGGTTCCATGCCCCATGGCTCCCGGATCAGTCCTGACGGACTCAAACACTATTCGGTAGCAATGATGTCCGGCGAGCTTTTCGAGATTGATGCCCTTTCCTTACAAGTGTCTAAAGTATTGAAACTGGACAAGGAAGAAGCAGGTATGGATCACTCGATGCACGCAGGAATGGACCACAGCCAGCACATGAACATGGACAAAGGCATGAGTCACTCAAAGGTGAAACCTACCTGGGTCATTCCGCATCCGACTAACGGTAGAGTCTATGTAGCAGGAAATGGCTCAGATGAAATATTGGAGATTGATACGAAAACCTGGGAAACTACCCGAACTTTTACCACAGGAAAAGGACCCTATAATGTAGAGATAAGCCCGGACGGTAAGACACTGGTGGCCACCTACAAATCAGAAGGAACCACAGCGGTTTGGAACCTGAAAAAAGGGAAAGAGGCCACAAAAATCACCAATTCACGGAAAGTGTCGCACGGCATCGCTATTTCATCTGATTCTAAGTATGCATTCATCTCTGTCGAAGGAAAAGGTGGACAACCAGGATCTGTGGATGTGATCGATCTGAAGAAGATGGAATTAGTTGCCTATGCGGAAGTGGGTAAACAAGCCGGAGGCATTGCTTTCTGGAAAATGGAAGATTAA
- a CDS encoding MFS transporter, which produces MSETNEYHSLKSTIGKWTIISTILASSMAFIDATALNVILPSLQRDLGANATDLFWVLNGYLLMLSALIIVGGSLGDKLGRVKMFKIGILIFTIGSILCGLSPSIRSLIIFRMIQGTGGALMIPGSLAIISSIFSEKEKGKAIGTWSAATTIVGICGPVLGGALADIGLWRFIFYINVPLGIFSWLVLHLKVPESREPGAATIDWWGATLLVVSLACLTFGFLEMPEWGFQHPVVIASLIFGILAFLFFLKIERHANAPMMPLSLFHNRTFAGLNLLSFFLYAGLGAIMLFLSLNMIQAQGYSQLEAGLTFLPFSVIMVSLARKMGSLTDRYGARPFLIIGPALTGLGMLWMSMIGNTLGPSEYWTTFFPPLVVFALGMAITVVPLTSAVMTCLDVSKSGIASGINNSVTRIASTFINAIMGAVAIMIFTNYVAEVMDRFEFEENIRSEIVIEAAKFGEARAPEQLATNLQFQINKMFIWGFISTYQIVALLSAVLAFVSSGIAFFMVEKKNKNDGETTA; this is translated from the coding sequence ATGTCAGAAACCAATGAATATCATTCACTGAAGAGCACCATCGGAAAATGGACCATCATTTCAACGATATTGGCTTCCAGCATGGCCTTTATTGATGCTACGGCACTCAACGTGATCCTTCCTTCCTTGCAGCGAGACCTTGGGGCCAATGCGACTGATCTTTTCTGGGTACTCAACGGCTATTTATTGATGCTTTCTGCCTTAATCATTGTCGGGGGCAGCCTGGGTGACAAACTAGGAAGGGTTAAAATGTTTAAAATTGGCATCCTCATTTTCACAATCGGCTCAATTCTTTGTGGTTTATCTCCCTCAATCCGATCTCTGATTATTTTCCGAATGATCCAGGGCACAGGTGGTGCCCTGATGATTCCAGGAAGTCTGGCAATCATCTCTTCTATTTTCAGCGAAAAAGAGAAGGGCAAAGCCATTGGCACCTGGTCGGCAGCCACGACCATTGTTGGAATTTGTGGTCCGGTATTGGGAGGAGCGCTGGCTGATATAGGTCTTTGGAGGTTCATTTTCTACATAAATGTGCCTTTAGGCATTTTCTCCTGGTTGGTATTGCATCTAAAAGTGCCGGAAAGCCGTGAACCCGGAGCCGCGACCATAGATTGGTGGGGTGCCACCTTGCTTGTTGTAAGCCTGGCTTGTCTCACCTTTGGTTTTCTGGAGATGCCCGAATGGGGGTTTCAACATCCAGTGGTGATCGCAAGTCTGATCTTCGGAATCCTGGCTTTTTTGTTTTTCTTAAAGATTGAGCGACATGCAAATGCCCCAATGATGCCCTTGAGCTTGTTCCATAACAGAACATTTGCAGGACTTAATTTACTTAGCTTCTTCCTCTATGCCGGATTGGGCGCTATCATGCTTTTCCTTTCCCTCAACATGATACAGGCACAAGGATATTCGCAATTGGAAGCGGGACTCACCTTCCTGCCCTTTTCTGTGATTATGGTTTCTTTGGCCAGGAAAATGGGAAGTTTGACGGATCGTTACGGTGCGCGTCCATTTCTTATCATTGGTCCTGCCCTTACCGGCCTGGGCATGCTTTGGATGTCCATGATCGGAAATACTTTAGGGCCATCGGAATACTGGACCACCTTCTTTCCTCCCTTAGTCGTTTTTGCCCTCGGCATGGCCATAACGGTGGTACCGCTAACATCCGCTGTGATGACATGCCTGGACGTCAGCAAATCGGGTATAGCTTCCGGAATCAATAACAGTGTAACTAGGATCGCAAGTACGTTCATCAATGCCATCATGGGAGCTGTAGCAATCATGATCTTCACCAACTACGTTGCAGAAGTCATGGATCGCTTCGAGTTTGAGGAAAATATTCGATCTGAAATTGTGATTGAAGCAGCTAAATTCGGAGAGGCTAGGGCCCCTGAACAGCTAGCAACAAACCTCCAATTTCAGATCAACAAAATGTTTATATGGGGATTCATTAGCACCTATCAGATTGTCGCGTTGCTGAGTGCTGTATTAGCATTCGTGAGCTCGGGCATTGCCTTTTTTATGGTTGAAAAGAAAAACAAGAATGATGGCGAAACGACAGCTTAG
- a CDS encoding adenylate/guanylate cyclase domain-containing protein — translation MMAKRQLSAIMFTDLAGYTAIMQDDEINAKGLRDRHRKILEKEIAEHDGQVLQYYGDGALSVFNSTISATTSAVNIQKASITSKIPLRIGIHSGDVVIEEDGVYGDGVNIASRIESFATTGSVMISDKVFDDIKNHSAFKPSLMGEFELKNVKRPVEIYALTNDGLVVPSRSDLKGKVKERVKSIVVLPFVNRSPDPNTEYICDGLTEELITELTHLEGLKVVSRASSFSLKGKHLDVRAIGKELEVQSVLEGSIKKSGNRIRINAQLSSTSDGYELWTERFDRELVDTFDLQDEVAQTITNELSEKFSFDEHAEIRSEPTVSLEAYNYYLQGQFYYNKWTPGDAKLAEKAFLKALELEPLYDQAYGGLARAYSLLAVTRYLPPKEGFQKTVDTANKVLELNPENEDGYVALAFADFFFYWNFERGRNHLEKALEINPRSSEANVTYGLYYLIKGKVKSAITYIQKAREIDPLSLTNNRTLADSYYLMGDYKMSIAIYDWLLEQDPDFKVALDFKGWAYLMLKDYEKAISIFESFLSEDSVHALKPYAQLGYAYGLKGDLKMAEVYLKKLQVDAGNEEDKSFHMSFAILYTGMGRKKEAIDFLERCVTDKIGAVIFLHLSPIWRPIRSEPRFSQLLDTVGLQLVENPET, via the coding sequence ATGATGGCGAAACGACAGCTTAGTGCAATCATGTTCACCGACTTGGCGGGCTATACCGCCATCATGCAAGATGATGAGATCAATGCCAAAGGGCTTAGAGATCGTCATCGAAAAATCCTTGAAAAAGAAATTGCCGAACATGACGGACAAGTGCTACAATACTATGGAGATGGGGCTCTGTCTGTTTTCAATAGCACAATATCAGCCACTACATCTGCCGTAAATATCCAAAAAGCGTCAATCACCAGTAAAATTCCGCTGAGAATTGGTATCCATAGCGGTGATGTGGTCATTGAGGAAGATGGTGTCTATGGTGATGGTGTCAACATTGCGTCCAGAATAGAATCTTTTGCTACGACTGGTTCTGTCATGATCTCAGACAAAGTATTTGATGACATCAAGAATCATTCTGCTTTCAAGCCTTCGTTGATGGGTGAATTTGAGTTAAAAAACGTCAAACGCCCGGTAGAGATTTATGCACTGACCAATGATGGACTGGTTGTCCCTTCCCGGAGTGACCTCAAAGGCAAGGTAAAAGAACGTGTCAAAAGCATCGTAGTACTTCCTTTTGTCAATAGAAGTCCTGATCCGAATACTGAATATATATGTGATGGCCTTACTGAAGAATTGATTACAGAATTAACACATCTGGAAGGATTAAAGGTGGTTTCACGAGCAAGCTCATTTTCATTGAAAGGGAAACATCTCGATGTTCGGGCAATCGGTAAGGAGTTGGAGGTACAATCAGTGCTGGAAGGCAGTATCAAAAAATCAGGCAATCGTATCCGGATCAATGCTCAATTGAGTAGCACGTCAGATGGTTATGAACTATGGACGGAACGTTTTGACAGGGAGCTGGTAGACACTTTTGACCTTCAGGACGAAGTAGCACAAACCATCACCAATGAATTAAGTGAAAAGTTCTCCTTTGATGAACACGCTGAGATTCGATCAGAACCTACCGTATCTCTGGAAGCCTACAACTACTATTTACAAGGTCAGTTTTACTATAACAAGTGGACTCCTGGTGATGCCAAACTCGCCGAGAAAGCCTTCTTGAAAGCTTTGGAACTCGAACCCCTTTACGATCAGGCCTACGGAGGATTAGCTCGTGCTTATTCGCTCCTTGCAGTGACTAGGTATCTACCGCCGAAAGAAGGCTTTCAAAAAACAGTAGACACGGCTAACAAGGTGCTGGAATTGAATCCGGAAAATGAGGATGGCTACGTCGCTTTAGCCTTTGCAGACTTTTTCTTTTACTGGAATTTTGAAAGAGGTAGAAATCACCTGGAAAAGGCGCTGGAAATCAATCCCAGGTCTTCCGAAGCTAATGTTACTTATGGTCTTTATTACCTGATCAAAGGAAAAGTGAAATCCGCCATTACCTATATACAAAAGGCCCGCGAAATCGATCCACTTTCACTGACAAACAACCGTACACTTGCCGATTCTTATTATCTAATGGGAGATTATAAGATGTCTATTGCCATTTATGACTGGTTACTGGAACAAGATCCGGATTTTAAAGTGGCGCTGGATTTCAAAGGTTGGGCCTATTTGATGTTAAAAGATTATGAAAAAGCCATTTCTATTTTTGAATCCTTCCTGTCCGAAGATTCAGTTCATGCCTTAAAGCCTTACGCACAATTGGGTTACGCCTATGGATTAAAAGGTGACCTTAAAATGGCTGAAGTATACTTAAAGAAGCTGCAAGTTGATGCCGGAAATGAAGAAGATAAATCTTTCCACATGAGTTTTGCTATTTTGTATACAGGAATGGGTAGAAAAAAAGAAGCTATCGATTTCCTTGAGCGATGTGTAACAGATAAGATCGGTGCAGTTATTTTCTTACACCTCAGCCCAATTTGGCGACCTATCCGCTCAGAACCCCGGTTCAGTCAATTGCTGGATACAGTTGGGCTACAACTCGTAGAAAATCCCGAGACTTAA
- a CDS encoding tetratricopeptide repeat protein: MGRSCLMLIGTLMLACLVLHGQDTENMAIRQWRDAVAKAEGDSSRLAAMIELSETLFFFGKSEEAAQLDTAIHDLSVKANLPFGKARAMLNFCNAQDRLGNFDRAMEYLKQGLEISEEIGYDIGTCRLILERGAIYEKMGEHIASERDVMDGLALALKINYHHGVALAYNTIAIVKAKSGNLEESKADLHKSITAYQQTHKTFELKSPYSNIGQVYDMMGDPDKASEFFSKAMNINRSFDNELGMATQLNNIGGIYQRQGDLPRALEHYQKSLDILEAYQSYSRIFYVYGSVGMIYMRQKKYELAMEYFQKGIKLGIEQNNREALAVGYGHVAELLSEQGHYRESTNYYLKALALTESQGQLSKINTLFDDIGDNYLKLDMYDSAKYYFQEALKVGKQHQLTRVLAPASLGLATVYLHQRDLTRSKQHAREALKNAEAQMNRQRISDAAKILSDIAYQEGDFKNAFSYHKLYSEQKDSILNENSIQKLTELRMQYEFDREKKEIDLEQQQKELAFNDELERQKAIQYATIGGGILFIILAVIFYRSYRRKRLDNARIQEQADQLAFSNEQLQELSSFKEGLTHMIAHDMKNSLNVILGLSENESEEKMKQIHQSGGQLLSLVLNMLDIQKFEEAQIHLNPSKQSIQKLISEAILQVELLAYSEGLTIERELDDAPLVHCNESLIVRVLVNLLTNAIKYSRGQSSIKITSSQNSTDTLTISIIDYGSGIHEDDLPHVFDKFWQTKAKQSGQVTSTGLGLTFCKLAIEAHGGNIHVASNYGQGSTFTFTLPLKTMAEPEASQGKLVVQEEQSLVEELSQELRKLQVYQAGEIFRILNRDEARNMQSPWAQELRMAVEQSDTEKYRQLVDLEAAG; encoded by the coding sequence ATGGGAAGATCCTGCTTGATGCTCATTGGCACACTTATGCTGGCTTGTCTGGTACTACACGGGCAAGACACTGAAAACATGGCGATTCGTCAGTGGCGAGATGCTGTGGCAAAAGCTGAAGGAGATTCCAGTCGTCTGGCGGCAATGATCGAGCTCTCTGAAACATTGTTCTTCTTCGGTAAGTCTGAGGAAGCTGCACAATTAGATACGGCGATTCACGACCTGAGTGTTAAAGCCAATCTCCCTTTCGGAAAAGCACGCGCCATGCTCAATTTCTGCAATGCCCAGGATCGATTAGGCAACTTCGACCGGGCCATGGAATACCTCAAGCAGGGACTGGAAATCAGTGAGGAAATTGGATATGACATTGGTACCTGTCGGCTGATCCTGGAACGCGGGGCCATTTATGAAAAAATGGGAGAACACATCGCTTCAGAAAGGGATGTCATGGACGGCCTGGCCCTTGCTCTAAAAATCAACTATCATCATGGTGTGGCGCTTGCTTACAATACCATTGCAATCGTCAAAGCCAAATCCGGGAATCTCGAGGAGAGTAAGGCTGATCTGCACAAAAGCATCACCGCCTATCAACAAACGCACAAAACTTTTGAATTAAAGTCACCCTACAGCAACATCGGGCAGGTCTACGACATGATGGGTGATCCGGACAAAGCCTCTGAGTTCTTCAGCAAGGCAATGAACATTAACAGAAGTTTCGACAATGAATTGGGGATGGCTACCCAGTTGAACAACATCGGTGGCATCTACCAACGACAAGGTGATCTTCCAAGAGCACTGGAGCATTATCAAAAATCCCTGGATATCCTGGAGGCCTATCAGTCTTACAGCCGCATTTTCTACGTGTATGGCAGTGTAGGAATGATCTACATGCGCCAGAAAAAATATGAACTGGCCATGGAATATTTTCAAAAAGGCATCAAATTAGGTATTGAGCAAAATAACCGGGAAGCACTGGCGGTTGGCTATGGTCATGTAGCCGAACTGCTCAGCGAACAAGGGCATTATCGTGAATCAACTAATTATTACCTGAAAGCGCTTGCTCTGACCGAAAGCCAGGGTCAACTCAGTAAAATCAACACGCTCTTTGATGACATTGGCGACAATTACCTGAAGCTGGACATGTATGATAGCGCCAAATATTACTTTCAAGAAGCCCTTAAGGTTGGCAAACAACACCAGCTGACCCGTGTCCTGGCTCCTGCAAGTCTGGGATTGGCCACCGTTTATCTTCATCAGCGTGACCTGACACGCAGTAAACAACATGCCCGGGAGGCCTTAAAAAATGCGGAGGCTCAGATGAACCGTCAACGTATCAGTGACGCAGCAAAGATTTTATCAGATATCGCTTATCAGGAAGGTGATTTCAAAAATGCCTTCTCCTACCATAAACTTTATTCTGAACAGAAAGACAGCATCCTGAACGAGAACTCCATTCAGAAACTTACGGAGCTAAGGATGCAATATGAATTTGATCGGGAGAAAAAAGAAATAGATCTTGAACAACAGCAGAAAGAACTCGCATTTAACGATGAACTGGAAAGACAAAAAGCAATTCAATATGCTACGATTGGAGGTGGTATACTTTTCATCATTTTGGCGGTGATCTTCTATAGATCCTACCGAAGAAAACGCCTTGACAATGCCCGCATTCAGGAGCAGGCAGATCAATTAGCCTTTAGTAACGAACAATTACAGGAGCTTTCCAGCTTCAAAGAAGGCCTGACGCACATGATTGCACACGACATGAAAAACAGCCTGAATGTGATCCTGGGGCTATCTGAAAATGAGTCGGAAGAAAAGATGAAGCAAATCCATCAGTCCGGTGGGCAATTGCTGAGCCTTGTCCTCAACATGCTGGATATTCAAAAATTTGAAGAGGCACAGATCCATCTGAACCCATCCAAGCAATCGATCCAGAAACTAATTTCAGAAGCCATTCTGCAAGTAGAATTACTCGCTTATTCCGAAGGCCTGACCATTGAACGGGAGCTGGATGATGCCCCTTTGGTACATTGCAACGAAAGTCTCATTGTACGGGTCCTGGTCAATTTACTGACCAATGCCATCAAGTATTCCAGAGGTCAATCCAGTATCAAGATCACCTCAAGTCAAAATTCCACAGACACCTTGACTATCAGCATCATTGATTACGGTTCAGGCATTCACGAAGATGACCTGCCACACGTCTTTGATAAATTCTGGCAGACCAAAGCAAAGCAGAGTGGACAAGTCACTTCTACAGGACTAGGGCTCACCTTCTGTAAATTGGCCATTGAAGCACATGGCGGAAATATTCATGTAGCCTCGAATTATGGTCAGGGAAGCACCTTTACCTTCACTCTTCCTTTAAAAACAATGGCAGAACCAGAAGCCTCGCAAGGCAAGTTGGTGGTTCAGGAGGAGCAATCTCTGGTGGAAGAATTATCACAGGAACTACGAAAACTGCAAGTCTATCAGGCTGGAGAGATTTTCAGGATCCTGAACCGTGACGAGGCCCGCAATATGCAATCACCCTGGGCTCAGGAGCTCCGCATGGCCGTGGAACAGTCCGACACAGAGAAGTACCGTCAACTGGTGGATCTGGAAGCCGCAGGCTGA